A DNA window from Patagioenas fasciata isolate bPatFas1 chromosome 1, bPatFas1.hap1, whole genome shotgun sequence contains the following coding sequences:
- the LOC136112007 gene encoding uncharacterized protein — protein sequence MPRGRRRRRRRAGTAAPLTLETVLAGRREEGRSRSPRDRSGIAETRWVLGAVAPGSRLGLPGLEALAAAAGPRGGSPPWAAPSLLQVPAAAQPAPRREGSDLPAGAPAALAVLRLQPGAEGSARAAAGAAPRLRTVYVNPRWLERQAALGAAAAASPCAEAAAAAATSGAAGAPAAAAAGQGEAAEAAATPYVGLRRPLGYQLAKATKERIWRGEFIDLFSLLHTELATEHGRRPGDTLDQWVSAFLVYASVLCEKHPARCGAMFKYLDTIRKLHATYGGTSWMSYDEDFRRRAAKDPTLPWGDVDLDLWMKWMAPLKSLITRRPRAEGEKKASLVPPQPPPPGTQSPTKEEKSQTP from the exons ATGCCACGTGGGAGGCGCCGCCGTCGGCGCCGGGCCGGAACCGCGGCCCCCCTGACGCTGGAGACGGTCCTCGCCGGGCGGCGAGAGGAGGGGAGGTCGCGGAGCCCCCGGGACCGCAGCGGGATCGCCGAGACCCGATGGGTGCTCGGCGCCGTTGCGCCCGGCTCGCGGCTCGGCCTCCCGGGCCTAGAGGcgctggcggcggcggcagggCCTAGAGGCGGCTCCCCGCCCTGGGCGGCGCCCTCGCTGCTTCAGGTGCCGGCGGCGGCCCAGCCGGCCCCGCGGCGGGAGGGCAGCGACCTGCCCGCCGGCGCACCGGCCGCCCTGGCCGTGCTGCGCCTGCAGCCCGGCGCCGAGGGCTcggcgcgggcggcggcgggggccgcgccgcgcctgCGGACCGTCTACGTGAACCCGCGCTGGCTGGAGCGGCAGGCCGCgctgggggcggcggcggcggccagcCCCTGCGccgaggcggcggcggctgcagcgACGAGTGGCGCGGCCGGGGCcccggcggccgcggcggcggggcagggcgaggcggcggaggcggcggccaCCCCCTACGTGGGGCTGCGGCGGCCGCTGGGCTACCAGCTGGCCAAGGCCACCAAGGAGCGGATCTGGCGGGGGGAGTTCATTGACCTCTTTTCCTTGCTCCACACAGAGCTGGCCACCGAGCACGGCCGGCGCCCGGGGGACACGCTGGACCAGTGGGTCTCGGCCTTCCTGGTGTACGCCAGCGTGCTGTGCGAGAAGCACCCGGCGCGCTGCGGAGCCATGTTCAAGTACTTGGACACCATCCGCAAGCTGCATGCCACCTACGGGGGCACGTCGTGGATGAGCTACGACGAGGACTTTAGGAGGCGGGCGGCCAAGGACCCCACCCTGCCTTGGGGTGATGTCGACCTGGACCTCTGGATGAAGTGGATGGCGCCCCTCAAGTCGCTCATCACCAGGCGCCCGCGTGCTGAGGGCGAGAAGAAGGCCTCGCTGGTCCCACCACAGCCACCACCGCCAGGGACCCAGAGCCCCACGAAGGAGGAGAAAAGCCAG actcCATGA